The Phacochoerus africanus isolate WHEZ1 chromosome 3, ROS_Pafr_v1, whole genome shotgun sequence genome window below encodes:
- the CPXM1 gene encoding probable carboxypeptidase X1, whose translation MWGLLLALATFAPAVGVSLGAPSASVLGLAPPGTTKAPVPSPAPRSSPTEPPAGKENGTSEHHVRIRVIKKKKIIMKKRKKLTRPRPPVTVGPSVTTSPAGTLDLPEKQEPGCPPLGLESLRVSDNQLDASSSQSFGLGPHRGRLNIQSGLEDGDLFDGAWCAEQQDAEPWLQVDARHPTRFSGVITQGRNSIWRYDWVTSYKVQFSNDSRTWWGSKNRSSGMDAVFPANSDPETPVMNLLPEPQVARFIRLLPQTWLQGGAACLRAEILACPVSDPNSLFPEVPMLGSSDPLDFRHHDYKAMRKLMKQVNEQCPNITRVYSIGKSHQGLKLYVMEMSDQPGEHELGEPEVRYVAGMHGNEALGRELLLLLMQFLCHEFLRGDPRVTRLLTEMRIHLLPSMNPDGYETAFRRGSELVGWAEGRWNHQGIDLNHNFADLNTPLWEAEDDGLVPDTVPNHHLPLPTYYTLPNATVAPETRAVIKWMERIPFVLSANLHGGELVVSYPFDMTRTPWAARELTPTPDEAVFRWLSTVYAGTNRAMQDPDRRPCHSQDFSSYGNVINGADWHTVPGSMNDFSYLHTNCFEVTVELSCDKFPHENELPQEWENNKDALLTYLEQVRMGIAGVVRDKDTELGIADAVIAVDGINHDVTTAWGGDYWRLLTPGDYMVTASAEGYHTATRSCRVTFEEGPVPCNFHLTKTPKQRLRELLAAGAKVPPDLRRRLERLRGQKD comes from the exons ATGTGGGGTCTCCTGCTCGCCTTGGCCACCTTTGCGCCTGCCGTCGGTGTCAGTCTGGGGGCGCCCAGTGCCTCCGTGCTGGGCTTGGCGCCTCCCGGGACCACCAAGGCCCCGGTCCCGAGCCCGGCCCCGCGGAGCAGCCCGACAGAGCCGCCCGCGGGGAAGGAGAACG GGACCTCAGAACACCATGTACGGATTCGagtcatcaagaagaaaaagatcatcATGAAGAAGCGAAAGAAGCTAACTCGCCCAAGACCCCCAGTCACTGTCGGGCCTTCGGTGACCACCAGCCCTGCAGGGACCCTTGACCTCCCCGAGAAGCAAGAACCAG GCTGTCCCCCTTTGGGCCTGGAGTCCCTGCGAGTTTCAGATAACCAGTTGGACGCATCTAGCAGCCAGTCCTTTGGTCTTGGACCACACCGAGGACGGCTCAACATCCAG TCAGGCCTGGAGGATGGTGACCTTTTTGATGGGGCCTGGTGTGCTGAGCAGCAGGATGCCGAGCCATGGCTTCAGGTGGACGCTAGACACCCCACCCGCTTCTCGGGCGTTATCACACAGGGCAGGAACTCCATCTGGAG gtatgactgggtcacatcaTACAAAGTCCAGTTCAGCAATGACAGTCGGACCTGGTGGGGGAGTAAGAACCGCAGCAGTGGGATGGATGCG GTATTTCCTGCCAATTCGGATCCGGAGACACCAGTGATGAACCTTCTGCCTGAGCCGCAGGTGGCCCGCTTCATTCGTCTGCTGCCCCAGACCTGGCTCCAGGGAGGTGCAGCTTGCCTCCGGGCAGAGATCCTGGCCTGCCCGGTCTCAG ATCCTAATAGCCTGTTCCCTGAGGTCCCTATGCTGGGCTCCTCCGACCCACTGGATTTCCGGCATCATGATTATAAAGCCATGAGGAAG CTGATGAAGCAGGTGAACGAGCAATGCCCCAACATCACCCGCGTCTACAGCATCGGGAAGAGCCACCAGGGCCTGAAGCTGTATGTGATGGAAATGTCAGACCAGCCTGGGGAGCATGAGCTGG GAGAGCCCGAGGTGCGCTACGTGGCCGGCATGCATGGGAATGAGGCCCTCGGGCGGGAGTTGCTCCTGCTCCTCATGCAGTTCCTGTGCCACGAGTTCCTGAGAGGGGACCCGAGAGTGACCCGGCTGCTCACTGAAATGCGCATTCACCTGCTGCCCTCCATGAACCCTGATGGCTATGAGACTGCCTTCCGCCGG GGCTCAGAGCTGGTGGGCTGGGCAGAGGGCCGCTGGAACCACCAGGGCATTGACCTTAACCATAATTTTGCTGACCTCAACACACCGCTGTGGGAAGCAGAGGACGATGGGCTGGTACCTGACACTGTCCCGAACCATCACCTGCCACTGCCCACCTACTACACCCTGCCCAATGCCACT GTGGCTCCTGAAACACGGGCCGTGATCAAGTGGATGGAGCGGATCCCTTTCGTGTTAAGTGCCAACCTCCACGGGGGTGAGCTCGTGGTGTCCTACCCCTTCGACATGACTCGGACTCCGTGGGCTGCCCGAGAACTCACGCCCACCCCGGATGAGGCCGTGTTTCGCTGGCTCAGCACTGTTTATGCAGGCACTAATCGGGCCATGCAGGACCCAGATCGCCGACCCTGCCACAGCCAGGACTTCTCCTCATATGGCAATGTCATCAACGGGGCTGACTGGCATACTGTGCCTGGGA GCATGAATGACTTCAGCTACCTACACACCAACTGCTTTGAGGTCACTGTAGAGCTGTCCTGTGACAAGTTCCCTCACGAGAACGAGCTGCCCCAGGAGTGGGAGAATAACAAGGATGCCCTTCTCACCTACTTGGAACAG GTGCGCATGGGCATTGCGGGAGTTGTGAGGGACAAGGACACAGAGCTCGGGATTGCTGATGCTGTCATTGCCGTGGATGGGATTAACCATGATGTAACAACCG CCTGGGGCGGGGATTATTGGCGTCTGCTGACCCCAGGGGACTACATGGTGACTGCCAGTGCTGAGGGCTACCACACAGCGACACGGAGTTGCCGGGTCACCTTTGAAGAGGGCCCTGTGCCCTGCAATTTCCACCTCACCAAGACTCCCAAACAGAGACTTCGCGAGCTGCTGGCAGCTGGGGCCAAAGTGCCCCCAGACCTTCGGAGGCGGCTGGAGCGGCTCAGGGGACAGAAGGATTAA